In Panthera tigris isolate Pti1 chromosome D2, P.tigris_Pti1_mat1.1, whole genome shotgun sequence, one DNA window encodes the following:
- the HNRNPH3 gene encoding heterogeneous nuclear ribonucleoprotein H3 isoform X2: MDWVMKHNGPNDASDGTVRLRGLPFGCSKEEIVQFFQGLEIVPNGITLTMDYQGRSTGEAFVQFASKEIAENALGKHKERIGHRYIEIFRSSRSEIKGFYDPPRRLLGQRPGPYDRPIGGRGGYYGAGRGSYGGFDDYGGYNNYGYGNDGFDDRMRDGRGMGGHGYGGAGDASSGFHGGHFVHMRGLPFRATENDIANFFSPLNPIRVHIDIGADGRATGEADVEFVTHEDAVAAMSKDKNNMQHRYIELFLNSTPGGGSGMGGSGMGGYGRDGMDNQGGYGSVGRMGMGNNYSGGYGTPDGLGGYGRGGGGSGGYYGQGGMSGGGWRGMY; this comes from the exons ATGGATTGGGTTATGAAACATAATGGTCCAAATGACGCTAGTGATGGGACAGTACGACTTCGTGGACTGCCATTTGGTTGCAGCAAAGAGGAAATAGTTCAGTTCTTTCAAG GGTTGGAAATCGTGCCAAATGGGATAACATTGACGATGGACTACCAGGGGAGAAGCACAGGGGAGGCCTTCGTGCAGTTTGCTTCAAAGGAGATAGCAGAAAATGCTCTGGGGAAACACAAGGAAAGAATAGGGCACAG gtaTATTGAGATCTTCAGAAGTAGCAGGAGTGAAATCAAAGGATTTTATGATCCACCAAGAAGATTGCTGGGCCAGCGACCGGGACCATATGATAGACCGATAGGAGGAAGAGGGGGTTATTATGGAGCTGGGCGTGGAA GTTATGGAGGTTTTGATGACTATGGTGGCTATAATAATTATGGCTATGGAAATGATGGCTTCGATGACAGAATGAGAGATGGaagag GTATGGGAGGACACGGCTATGGTGGAGCTGGTGATGCAAGTTCGGGATTTCATGGTGGTCATTTTGTACATATGAGAGGATTACCTTTTCGTGCAACTGAAAATGACATTGCTAAT TTCTTCTCACCACTAAATCCAATACGAGTGCATATTGATATTGGAGCTGATGGCAGAGCAACAGGAGAAGCAGATGTAGAATTTGTGACACATGAAGATGCCGTAGCTGCCATGTCTAAAGATAAGAATAACATGC aacatCGGTACATTGAACTCTTcttgaattctactcctggagGCGGTTCTGGAATGGGAGGTTCTGGAATGGGAGGCTATGGCAGAGATGGAATGG ataatcAGGGAGGTTATGGATCTGTTGGAAGAATGGGAATGGGTAACAATTACAGTGGAGGATATGGTACTCCTGATGGCTTGGGTGGTTATG gccgTGGCGGTGGAGGCAGTGGAGGTTACTATGGGCAAGGTGGCATGAGTGGAGGTGGATGGCGTGGGATGTATTAA
- the HNRNPH3 gene encoding heterogeneous nuclear ribonucleoprotein H3 isoform X1, protein MDWVMKHNGPNDASDGTVRLRGLPFGCSKEEIVQFFQGLEIVPNGITLTMDYQGRSTGEAFVQFASKEIAENALGKHKERIGHRYIEIFRSSRSEIKGFYDPPRRLLGQRPGPYDRPIGGRGGYYGAGRGSMYDRMRRGGDGYDGGYGGFDDYGGYNNYGYGNDGFDDRMRDGRGMGGHGYGGAGDASSGFHGGHFVHMRGLPFRATENDIANFFSPLNPIRVHIDIGADGRATGEADVEFVTHEDAVAAMSKDKNNMQHRYIELFLNSTPGGGSGMGGSGMGGYGRDGMDNQGGYGSVGRMGMGNNYSGGYGTPDGLGGYGRGGGGSGGYYGQGGMSGGGWRGMY, encoded by the exons ATGGATTGGGTTATGAAACATAATGGTCCAAATGACGCTAGTGATGGGACAGTACGACTTCGTGGACTGCCATTTGGTTGCAGCAAAGAGGAAATAGTTCAGTTCTTTCAAG GGTTGGAAATCGTGCCAAATGGGATAACATTGACGATGGACTACCAGGGGAGAAGCACAGGGGAGGCCTTCGTGCAGTTTGCTTCAAAGGAGATAGCAGAAAATGCTCTGGGGAAACACAAGGAAAGAATAGGGCACAG gtaTATTGAGATCTTCAGAAGTAGCAGGAGTGAAATCAAAGGATTTTATGATCCACCAAGAAGATTGCTGGGCCAGCGACCGGGACCATATGATAGACCGATAGGAGGAAGAGGGGGTTATTATGGAGCTGGGCGTGGAAGTATGTATGACAGAATGCGACGAGGAGGTGATGGATATGATGGTG GTTATGGAGGTTTTGATGACTATGGTGGCTATAATAATTATGGCTATGGAAATGATGGCTTCGATGACAGAATGAGAGATGGaagag GTATGGGAGGACACGGCTATGGTGGAGCTGGTGATGCAAGTTCGGGATTTCATGGTGGTCATTTTGTACATATGAGAGGATTACCTTTTCGTGCAACTGAAAATGACATTGCTAAT TTCTTCTCACCACTAAATCCAATACGAGTGCATATTGATATTGGAGCTGATGGCAGAGCAACAGGAGAAGCAGATGTAGAATTTGTGACACATGAAGATGCCGTAGCTGCCATGTCTAAAGATAAGAATAACATGC aacatCGGTACATTGAACTCTTcttgaattctactcctggagGCGGTTCTGGAATGGGAGGTTCTGGAATGGGAGGCTATGGCAGAGATGGAATGG ataatcAGGGAGGTTATGGATCTGTTGGAAGAATGGGAATGGGTAACAATTACAGTGGAGGATATGGTACTCCTGATGGCTTGGGTGGTTATG gccgTGGCGGTGGAGGCAGTGGAGGTTACTATGGGCAAGGTGGCATGAGTGGAGGTGGATGGCGTGGGATGTATTAA
- the HNRNPH3 gene encoding heterogeneous nuclear ribonucleoprotein H3 isoform X3 has product MYDRMRRGGDGYDGGYGGFDDYGGYNNYGYGNDGFDDRMRDGRGMGGHGYGGAGDASSGFHGGHFVHMRGLPFRATENDIANFFSPLNPIRVHIDIGADGRATGEADVEFVTHEDAVAAMSKDKNNMQHRYIELFLNSTPGGGSGMGGSGMGGYGRDGMDNQGGYGSVGRMGMGNNYSGGYGTPDGLGGYGRGGGGSGGYYGQGGMSGGGWRGMY; this is encoded by the exons ATGTATGACAGAATGCGACGAGGAGGTGATGGATATGATGGTG GTTATGGAGGTTTTGATGACTATGGTGGCTATAATAATTATGGCTATGGAAATGATGGCTTCGATGACAGAATGAGAGATGGaagag GTATGGGAGGACACGGCTATGGTGGAGCTGGTGATGCAAGTTCGGGATTTCATGGTGGTCATTTTGTACATATGAGAGGATTACCTTTTCGTGCAACTGAAAATGACATTGCTAAT TTCTTCTCACCACTAAATCCAATACGAGTGCATATTGATATTGGAGCTGATGGCAGAGCAACAGGAGAAGCAGATGTAGAATTTGTGACACATGAAGATGCCGTAGCTGCCATGTCTAAAGATAAGAATAACATGC aacatCGGTACATTGAACTCTTcttgaattctactcctggagGCGGTTCTGGAATGGGAGGTTCTGGAATGGGAGGCTATGGCAGAGATGGAATGG ataatcAGGGAGGTTATGGATCTGTTGGAAGAATGGGAATGGGTAACAATTACAGTGGAGGATATGGTACTCCTGATGGCTTGGGTGGTTATG gccgTGGCGGTGGAGGCAGTGGAGGTTACTATGGGCAAGGTGGCATGAGTGGAGGTGGATGGCGTGGGATGTATTAA